Genomic DNA from Deltaproteobacteria bacterium:
GGCGTGTTGCCGATGCGTTCGCCGCAAGCGGCGGCGGAAGAGTTGGAGCGGGCGGTGAAAGAAAAGGGTCTCATCGGTTTTGAAATTTTACCGGTGGGTTTGTCGCACGCGTTGGGCGATAGTTTTTACGATCCGATTTACGCCGCGGCGGAGAGGTGCGGCGCGGTGCTCGGCATCCACGGCACGCGCAGTTGGTCGCGGGAGCTTGGCGCCGAAGGATTGAATACGTTTGCCGAAGTTCACGCTTACGCGTTTACCGCCGGCATTTTGCTCCAGTTCACCAGCATGATCTGCCAGGGCGTGCCGGTGCGTTTCCCCAAGCTGCGTTTTTCTTTCTTGGAAATCGGCGCGACTTGGCTGCCGTATTACTTGGACCGCCTCGACGAGCACTGGGAAAAGCGCGCCGAGATTGAAATGCCCTTGCTCAAACAAAAGCCCAGCGAGTTGGTGCGCCAGTCGGAAGTTTATTTCAGCATCGAGTCCGGCGAATCGCAGTTGCCGGCGGCCATCGATTACGTCGGCGCCGACCATTTTCTCTACGCCTCCGACATTCCCCACTGGGACTGCGAGTTTCCGGGGAACTTGCAGCAGCTGCGCGAGCATCCGCAGTTATCGGCTGAGGTCAAAGAAAAGATTCTCTACAAGAACGCCAAGCGGCTTTACAACTTGTAATTGAGAAACAAGTTTTCACCACGAAGACGCGAAGAGCACGAAGTTGTAGGGGCAAGGCGTGCCTTGCCCTTTCGACTTCGTGTCCTTCGTGTCTTCGTGGTGAAAATGTGAACCCTACCTAACGGAGAACAAAACATGAGCCCGACTCACTCTGCGATTCAACTCGACGATCCGCTGATCCCCGTGGCGATTCCGGAACAGGTTGCGGCCAAGGAGGGATTGGCCGAACTTCCCGGCACGCGGCTTTGGTATTGGGATACTGGCGGCGACGGTGTGCCGGTGATTTTTCTTCATCCGACCACTGGCAGTACGTTGATCTGGTTGTATCAGCAACCGGTGTTCGCCAAAGCCGGCCATCGTGTCATCGCCTACTCTCGGCGCAATCATTACAATTCGGATCTCGCCAGCGAAGACAATCCTGGCTGCGCTTCGGAGGATTTGAATAATCTCGCTGGCTATCTCGGTGTGAAAAAATTTCATGCGGTGAGCTCTGCCGCCGGTGGCAGCGTGGCGACGGATTACGCGCTGTCTCATCCTGAACGTTTGTTGAGTCTGACGGTGTCGAGCAATAACTTGGCTGCGCGCAATGGCTACATCGAACAAACCGCGGCGCGGATTCGTCCCAAAGAAGAAAAAGATTTGCCGCGTTGGTTTTGGGAGCTTGGGCCATCCTATCGCGCGGCCAACCCCGCCGGCGTGGACAAGTGGAACGAACTGACGCGCCGCTCGGTGAGCGGCAAAGGGGCGCGGCAAAAATTAGCCAACGAAGTCACGCCGGCGAAGTTAGAAACGATAAGAGTTCCGACGCTGCTCATCACCGGCGCCGCCGATCTGGTCACGCCGCCGTCGATCATGCGCATGATCGCGCGCCATGTTCCCGATAATGAGCTGGCGATCGTTTCGGAGTCGGGCCACTCGCCCTGTTGGGAGCAGCCGGAGGTTTTCAACCGCACGGTGCTGCATTTCATTTCACGCCATGGCGTGAAATGAAACTGTGATCGTGTTCGTGCTCGGGGGGTAATTCCTATCACGTCCACCAACACGATCACGATTCCGCCACGTTAGTTAATCGCGAAACAGTAGAACAATCCGTTGCCGCCGGAGCTGCGTAACGCTTCTTGGCTGCAACCGCGGGAGGGGTGGGATGCGTTCCACGACCTCGACGCCTCGTCGTCGTTCAAGCCTTGGCGGTTATGGTGGCCGAGCATCGCCGCGCCGATGGTGCTGCTGGTCCAGTTGCTGCACGTCATGTCGGCGTTGCCTAAAAACGCCCGACCGTCGGCTTGGGAGCCGGTGAGTATATCGTGCATGTTCGGTTTGTCGCCGCTGCCGTTGATCGTTGCGCCTTTTTCACTGAGCGCGGTTTCTTTATTGAGATTATTTTTGCCGTGCAGTTCGTCGACGTTGTGGGCGATGATTATTCTATTGGCATTGTGCCATGGGCCGTTGCCGATGCGATCGCGGGCATTGACCGACGGCTGACTGCCGGCGGGACTGACGCTTAAGTAGGAGCGCCAAGTGCGGTCGCCGGCGCCGACGGATTGCGCCAGCGCTTGGCAGCGCCGGTCGGCGCCCGCCAAGCCGCCCAAGTCGGCGCCTTTGCCGGAGCCTTCGCTGGTGACGAAAAAAGTCATCGGCGGCGGCTGGCTCTGCATGGCGGCGCAGGAAGCCGAGAAGAATAACGCCAGCGACAAAATAAATTTTCTTTGCGCGAAACGATTCATGGCAACCCTCCTATTAGGGAGGGCGGACACACCGGTCCGCCCCTACGATAATGCCGGGATTGACAATCTAAATCCCAAACAGCCGGCGTGCGTTGGCGCCGAGAATATTTTGCCGGACCTGGTCGGGCAGCGGCAGCATTTGTTCTTCGATTACCGTTTGCGAATTGGGCCAAGTGCTTGCCGGATGCGGATAGTCGGAGCCGAACATGACTTTGTCGGCGTCGAGCACGGTGCCGACCATTTTCACGCCGAGGGGATCGTCGACGAAGCTGATCCAAATTTGCCGGTGAAAATATTCGCTCGGCAAAAGTTTCGGCAATGCGATCGGCGCGTTGCCGGTGAGCCGGCGGCCGTCGCGGGTGCGCTGATACCAAATGTCGAGGCCCTGGATCATGCTCGGCACCCAGGCGAGTCCGGCTTCGGCCATGACGATTTTTACCCGCGGATGACGGTCGAGGACGCCGGTGAAAATCAATCCGGTGAGCGGTTCGAGCAGCTGCATGCCGGGCGGCTCTTGGGCGTAGCGCGACGCGGTGGAGACGACGAGATTGGTAATTTCTTGACTGGAATCGGTGAGCCGAGTTTTTTTGACTAACACGGCGAGATGAAATCCGATGGGCACGTTCACCTCTTCGGCCAACGACCAGAACGGCTCCCAAGCTTTGTCATAAACCGGCGGCGTTGCCCGCGAGGCAAGAATGTTGACGTGGCGCAAGTCGCCGCGTTTGGCGAGCCGTTCGAGTTCGTCGCGCGCGGCCAATGGATCGTCGAGGGAAAGTTGCGGCACGCCGATTAGCCGCTCGGGCTTCGCTGCGCAGAATTCCGCCAACCAGTCGTTGTAGGCTTCGTTGCAGCACCGTCTGAGTTCCGCGTCGGCGACCGGCATCGGATCGGTGGGGCCATACATCACCGACATGTCGGCGCCGTCGCGGTCCATGTCGGTCAAGCGTAGTTCCGCCGTGGTTGGACGGATCTCGCCTTGACGCATCACGCCGCCGCGCTCGATGGCCCACATGGCGCCGCTGCCCTGGGCCGCGGTGTAATAGCCGTGGGGGCTAAAAATGTTACCTTCCCAAGTCCAGTAGAATCCATTGTCCTTTTCGACCACCCGCGGGCCGCGCTCGCGCAGGCGCGCCGGCAATCGTTCGCTCCATAATTCCTTCGGCAGCCAGCGCAGATCGATGTGATCGTCGGCGGAGATAAATCGGTGCATCATGTCCTACTATAGTTCACAGTTTACACAGCCTGTGCAAATGTTCCGGGCCCCTGTTCTTAAGCCGCCTGCTTAACTACAAAATACTCCCTCACCACGAAGGACACGAAGGTTTCGGAACCATAATTTTCCGAACTTCGTGATCTTCGTGTCCTTCGTGGTGAAAAACTCTTTCCCAATTGGTTGCGGCTGTGACGTGCTAGGCTATCTGCCATAGACAGCCTCGATAAAACCGCTCGCTTCGATTTCTTTGACGATGGAGTGGTCGATGAAATCGCGCGGATCGGCGTCCTTGGCTTTCGGTAAATCTTTCGCCAAGGCGTCTAGGGTATCCTTGATCGCGCGCACGGAAGGATAGGGCACCTTCAAATAATACGGGCGCTGATAATTGTAGCTCTGCTTCAACACTTCGCGATCGCTGAGCCGGGTGTGCTTGGCCAGCGCGCGCAGGGAAAACTCTTCATCGCTGGCGAGAATTTTCGTGCCTTCGATCATGCCCATGACGAACTGCCGTGCTTGCAAGCGATCGGCGGCCAGGAAAGATTTTTTCACGCCGAGGCCGGAAGAAACGTAATCGACGCCGAGCGTCGTCATGTCGAAAAGAATTTTGAAACCGGCTTTGAGCGCGACGAAAGACGAAGGCGGCGACAGCGTGCCGGCATGAATGATTTTCGCGCGCAGGGCCGCGACTGTTTCCGGCGCACCGCCGACGCCGCGGATGGCCACGTCCTTGTCCGGTATCAGGCCGGCTTCACGAAGCGCCAAGCGGCTGGCGAAATCAGTGGTGCCGCCGATGCCCGAGACGCCGACCACTTTGCCTTTCAAGTCGAGGATCGAAGCGATCTCCGGCGCGCCGAGCATGGTGAACAAGAGTTTATCGGTGAAGTTGGCGATCAACACCGCGTCGGCGCCGCCGAGGACCGCCGCCGGCACGGTGCGGCTAGAAACGCCTTGGGCGAAGTGCACCGAACCGCCGACCAACGCCTGAATCGTCCGCGCGCCGGTGACGATGTAGCGCACCTCCATGCCGTATTTTTTGAAAACGCCGGCGTCAATGGCGACGAACAACGGCGCTTGCAACAAAGACACGGCCGGCACCGCGACGTTGATGATTTTCAACGGCGCGTCCGCCGCGAAGAGCGGCGGTGCGTGGAAAAAAATGCAAAAGGTGAAAAACAGTCCTATCAGCCGTCGGTTCATCGTCATTCCTGTGGCAATCGACGTATGTCCCGATTACTGCAAGCCAGGGCAAATGTCTAGGTCGAATTCTGGTTTGAAGGTTAACCGAGGTGATTTCGAGAAGTAGGAGCGAAAAAATTTACGCCCTCCGGCTTCAGCGCTTCTTGTAAAGCTTGTCGACAAATCCTTCGCGCACCAGTCGGTCGACGATGGAATTATCGGCGACGGTTTCCACGGCGATAGGTTTTTTACCCATGAACTCGACGATCGGCGCGATCGCTTCCGCTTCGAGGCGCGGCACGCGATCGAGGAACTTCACTGAGTCGCTGTACAGCTCTTCGATCAATTTTTGATCTTTGAGGCGGGTATATTTTTGAATCACCTTGAGGGCTTTGTCTTTCTGCTCGTGGGCGGCGGCGACGCCTTCGAGGTAGCCGCGCACGAAGGCGTCGAGGGTTTCCGGGTTGCGCTTTTGAAAGTCGCGCGACACGGTGATCACCACGTTGGAGTAGAGAAAGTCGAGCTCGGACAGGTCAAGCAGCATACGCATGGGCGCGTTGACGCGTAGCGCCGAGATCACCGCGCCGGCGATCTGCCGGTGCAGAAACGCCGCCGCTGTCTCCGTGGTGCCGCCGAACTGGCGCACAATGACCGTGCCTTCGAGGTTTTTCTTGCGCAGCAAGATGCGCGTCATGTTGTCGTTCACCGAGCCGAAGCGCGACACGCCCAAAGTTTTGGCGCGCAATTCTTCGACGCGGGTAATTTCCGGCTGCACCCACAGACGATAGTAAGGCCGGTTGATCAAACTCATAATCGACACCAGCGGCGCGCCGCCCAACACCGCCGCGATCACCGCATTGGTGGCGGCGAAGCCGCCTTGCAGATCGCCGCCGAGCAGCGCCTGCACCACCACCGGCCCGGAAGAAATAAAAATCAGATCGGCGTCGATGCCATATTTTTCAAAGGCGCCGATCTCCTTGGCCATCCACAAGCCGGTGCCCGCCGGGCCAACGGTGGAATAGCCGAGGCGAAACTTCTTTAGCTCGGCTGCGTCGGCGGTGATCGCGAAGAATAAAATCGCCAGCGTGTTCAGTAGCGCGCGGGCAACCTGGTGTTGTCGATGTTTCATAGTTTTTATTGCCGGTCGATTGCTTGATCGGCATCCTAGCAAACATCCAATGGCTGTACCAAGGGAGCGCGATGGTGGTTTTTTGCTGCGGAAGCTTACAGCGGTCATGCGATTGCGTTAAGATCGCCGCGATGGCGCCGATCATTTCTATTTCCAACTTGACCAAGACCTATGCGTCGGGGCATCAGGCGCTCAAAGGTGTTGACCTGCAAATCGACAAAGGCGAAATCTTCGCGCTCCTAGGTCCCAACGGTGCCGGGAAAACTACGTTGATCAGTATTGTCTGCGGCATCGTCACGGCCACCGAGGGTGCGGTGGTCGCCGATGGCCACGATATTACCGGCGATTATCGTGCGGCGCGTGGGATGATCGGTTTGGTGCCGCAAGAGCTCAGTACGGATGCCTTTGAGTCGGTGTGGGCGACGGTGAGTTTTAGCCGCGGTTTGTTCGGTCTCGCGCCGAATGCCGGTTACATCGAACGGGTGCTGTGCGATCTATCTTTGTGGGATAAGCGGCAGAATAAAATTATGACGCTTTCGGGCGGCATGAAGCGGCGCGTGATGATCGCCAAGGCGCTGGCGCACGAACCGCAGATCTTATTTCTCGACGAGCCGACGGCGGGCGTCGATGTCGAACTGCGCCGCGATATGTGGGCGCTGGTGCGCCGGCTGCGCGACAGCGGCGTGACGATCATCTTGACCACCCACTACATTGACGAGGCGGAGGAGATGGCCGACCGCATCGGCGTGATCAATAAGGGCGAGCTGATCCTGGTCGAGGAAAAAACCCGGCTGATGAAGAAGCTCGGCAAAAAACAATTGACGCTCAATCTAGTTGCGCCGCTGGCGGCGGTCCCGGCGGCATTGAATGATTGGCATTTGGCACTTAACGCCGGCGGCACAGAATTGGATTACACCTTCGACGCCACCGAAGAACGCGCCGGCATTCCAGCGCTCTTGCAGCGGCTGAGCGATCTCGGCATCCGCTTCAAGGATTTGAACACACGCCAAAGTTCGCTGGAAGATATTTTTGTTAGCTTGGTCAGCGACCGATGAGAAAAATTCGGATTCGGATTGATCAACCGCAAAGTACGCAGAGTACGCAAAGGAAGCCCAATGAGTTGTATTTGGAATTCTAATCCGAACTTTGCGTTCTCTGCGTACCTTGCGGTGAAATATCCTATTCTGAATGGCCGAATGAGAAAATGAGCAACCTAGCCTTCAACCGGTACAGCGTCTGGGCGATTTATAGATTCGAGATGGCGCGGGCGTTGCGCACGCTGTTTCAGAGCGTGATCGCTCCGGTGATCACCACTTCGCTTTATTTCGTCGTCTTCGGTTCCGCCATCGGTTCGCGCATGACCCAAGTCGACGGCGTCGACTACGGCGCGTTCATCGTGCCGGGGTTGATCATGCTTTCACTGCTCACCCAGAGCATTTCCAACGCTTCGTTCGGGATTTACTTCCCCAAATTCACCGGCACGATCTACGAACTTCTGTCGGCGCCGGTCTCGTACTTGGAAATCGTCATCGCCTACGTCGGCGCCGCGGCCTCCAAGTCGATTGCGCTGGGATTGATCATCCTCGCCACCGCCGCGCTGTTCGTGCCGGTACGTATCCAACATCCATTCTGGATGATCGCTTTTCTCGTCCTCACCGCGGCCACTTTCAGCCTGTTCGGTTTCATCATTGGAATCTGGGCTAAAAACTTCGAGCAGTTGCAATTCATTCCGATGCTGGTCATCACGCCGCTGACTTTTCTCGGCGGCGCTTTCTATTCCATCGACATGCTGCCGCCGGTCTGGCGCACCGTCACCTTGTTCAACCCGGTGGTCTATTTGATCAGCGGCTTTCGCTGGAGCTTCCACGAATCGGCCGACGTGAGTGTCGAGCTGAGTTTGGCGATGACGCTGGGATTCTTCGCGCTCTGCCTTTGTGTGGTTGGCTGGATGTTCAAGACCGGCTTTCGGTTGAAAAGCTGAGTTATTAGAAGCCCATTCCTGCCTCCAAGTGTGGTGGACCACTGCACTATACTCCGCATGATATGCGGTGGATATATTGCCAATGCGGTGATTAATCGTTATATTCACCGAATAAGGTGCGGTGAATGAGCGAGTTTATTCATGAATTGCCGGATTGGCCGAACTTTCGTTGGGATTCGACCCTGATATCGAGCCCACTTGCGGCACTACGCCACCGGCAAGGGCGGCTGGTTGGACGAATGGAAGCGCTCGGGGTTTCCCTACGCGCCGAAACGACGCTCCAGGCGTTGACCCTAGAAGTTGTAAAATCATCCGAGATCGAAGGGGAGATTCTCAACGGCGATCAGGTGCGCTCTTCGATTGCCCGTCGGTTGGGTATGGATATCGGCGCCCTCGCTCCCGTCGATCGCAATATCGAAGGTGTGGTCGAAATGATGCTCAATGCCACACAGAATTTTGCCGCGCCACTGACTGCGGAGCGATTGTGCGGCTGGCATGCCGCGCTTTTTCCGACCGGCCACAGCGCTATGCGCAAGATCGCGGTGGGCCGCTGGCGCGACGATTCCACCGGACCTATGCGGGTGGTTTCCGGTCCATTGGGGCAGGAGCGGGTGCACTTTACAGCGCCGGCGGCTGAGCGCCTCGAAAAAGAAATGTCGATATTTCTTCAATGGTTCGACGGCGCAACGACGACCGATCCAGTCCTACGAGCCGCGCTTGCCCATTTGTGGTTCGTCACCATTCATCCATTCGAAGACGGCAACGGGCGCATTGCGCGAACGCTCGCCGATATGGCGTTGGCACGCTCTGAACAAAGCGCGCAACGATTTTATAGCATGTCGGCGCAAGTCAGGATCGAACGAAGCGGTTATTACGACGTACTCGATAAAACTCAGAAGTCGGACCTCGACATCACGCCTTGGCTGGAGTGGTTTCTCAGCTGTCTCAACCGCGCCTTTGACGAAACCGAAAACCGTCTCGGCGGCGTGCTCGGCAAAGCGCGGTTTTGGGAAACCCATGGGCAAAAGTCTTTCAATGACCGCCAGCGTTTGATGCTGAACAAATTGTTGGACGGCTTCGAAGGTAAATTGAATACATCCAAATGGGCGACCATCGCGAAATGTTCTCAAGACACCGCCCTGCGCGACATCTTTGACCTGGTTGCGCGCGGCGTGCTTGCCAAAGATCAAGGCGGTGGGCGTAGCACAAGCTATTCGTTGGCTCCGGCGACAGCACAGCCGAATATTGAATAGCCGATAGCGCGCATCTTCTTTATGGTCATACCTCGCGCGACCCTCCTTGACATAGAACCGATTCTAATAAAAGCATGATTGATTCATCCACCGAAAGCTTCGAAAAAGGATTTTTCAACACCCAATTCTTGTCGGTGTAGTGGAGAGAGAAGCATGCCAGCGCAGACTCATATCGCCAGAACCATTTTGTCAGTTGCGCTCATTGGCCTGCTGCTATTCGCGACCGCCGCTTACAGCCAACAAGGTAAGGCCGCGAGCTCGGCGGAATGGGACAAGTTAGTCGAGGCGGCGCGCAAGGAAGGCAAGATCGCGATTTCACTGCCGGCCAGCGCCGAATTGAAAAAACAGATCGAAGAGCAATTTAGAAAACGTTTCGCCATCGAAGTGGAAGTTTTTACTTCGCGCGGCGCCACCGGCGTGCGCCGCATGGCGGACGAATTCAAAGCCGGCGTGCGCTATTTCGATCTGCACATCGGCGGTTCGTCGTCGATCCTCTCCGGCATGTACGACGAGGGGATTATCGATGCCATCGATCCCTGGCTGGTGCTGTCCGAAGTGCGCGATCCGAAACAATGGTGGGGCGGTCATCTATGGGTCGATAGCGCCAAACGTTTCATTTACATGTTTCAAGCCTATTTGCCGGAAAGCATTTGGTACAACAGCGATCTGGTCAAACCGAGCGAGCTACGCTCCTTCGAAGATCTTCTCAATCCCAAGTGGAAAGGCAAGATCGGCTTTCTCGATCCACGCACACCCGGCGGCGGTGACAGCCATTGGTCGTATATGTGGCAGGTCAAGGGCGAGGACTACTTGAAGAACTTGGCGGCGCAGGATTTATTTCTCGGCCGCGATCAACGGGTGCTGTCGGAGAGTTTGGCCAAGGGACGCATCGCCGTGTTGGTCGGCAATACTTTCTATTCATTCCAGCCGTTCGTGAAAGCCGGACTGCCGGTGAAGCCGCTGCCGACTCCGAAAGAGGGAACCTTCGGCACCGGCGGCAGCGGCAACTTAGCGATCATCAAAGCGCCGGCGCATCCCAATGCGACCAAAGTGTTCGTGAACTGGCTGCTCAGCCACGAGGGGCAGGAAGTGTTTTCCCACGGCCTAGCGCAAGCGACGAGACGTAACGACGTTGACACCAAGTGGCTGCGCGAAACCGGCACGATCGCGGCGAAGGATACGATGTCGGTGGAAGAATTTTGGAAAGTGGAAAATCAGTCGGAAGAAAAATTTGAGAAAGTACGCAAGCCGGCGGCCAAGGCGGCGCAGACACTGTTGAAATAGCGCGCTTGGTTTAGAATAGAATGAATAAGGCGCGGCCGCCAATGAAAGGATTGTCAATGGCGACGAACGGAACAAATAAAACTAACTTGGATATCTTGGAGGGATATTTCAAAAGATATCCTGACGTTCACAAGGAAACGATTCTCAAACAACACATGTTGAGCCTGGGCCACTGGTTCAGCGACTCGGCGCTCGAAGCCTGCGAGGGCGCGCTGGTGAAATCTTACCGGCTGTTCTCCTACGATCTGGTGCCGATGTCCTATTTTAAAAGGAACGAGCATCGGCGCGTGCCGGAGCATTTCGTTCTGATCAACGGGCCGCACGACATGCGCCCGGTGGCGATCCAAACTTCATTGTCGCCCGATTCGCCTTATCTCGTCGACATCGTCGAGGGCCGGATGGTTTTGACCGTCGATGGTCAAGAGGTGTCCGAGGTGCGCGTGCCCAAGACGCCGGATTATTATTCTAAGAGCTTGCCCGACGGTACGCCCTATCATGAGATCGTCGCCTTTGCTTCGTTCATCACGATCTTTCGCAACTGCCAATACTGGGGTGCGAAGGAGGAATGTAAATTTTGCGACATCAATGAAAATGCTCGCCAGATGAAGCTGTCGCGCGACTTTACGCTGTCGGCGCCCGTGAAATCGGTTGAAGATGTCCTGGCCGTTTGTAAATACGTCGCCGAAGACGCCAAAAAAATTGGCGCGGGCCAGGGCTTCGTGCTGAGCGGCGGCACGATTACGAAAACGCTGCACGGCAAGAGCGAAGCGGATTTCTACGTGCCCTATATCGAGGCGATCAAGAATCTCGACAGCCATCCACGCATTACCTTCGAGGTCAACGCGCGGCCGCGCGAGGAAGTGAAGCGTTACAAGGACGCCGGCGCCGACAACATTCACTTCAACATGGAGACCTGGGACAAAGAGCTATTCGCCTGGATCAATCCCGGCAAGGCCGAGCGCGTCGGCTGGGACAACTGGGTGCGCTGGATGGAAGACGCCGTGGAGGTCTTCGGTCCTGGCCAGGTGCAGCCGAGTTTTGTTTCCGGTATCGAGATGGCGCGGCCGCATGGCTTCAAGACCGTCGAGGAAGCGGTCAAGTCGACCACCGGCTGCTTCGAATATCTGATGTCGCGGGCGATCATGCCTCGGCCGCAGCAGTGGCGTCGCGAACCGTCCACCGCGCTGTGCAAAGAAGCCGAGCAACCGCCGGTGCCTTTGGACTATTATATTCAGATGACCCGCAATTGGTACGAAACCTATCAGAAGTATCGCGACAAGCTGCCCAAGTTCGGCACTCGCAAGGCCGGTTTGTTGGCCGAGCGCAACCTATTGGGACCGGTGCACGGCGCCTACGGCGATTTCGCTATGTTGAAAGAAAATTTATTTCCGGCCGACGTCGAAGAACAGATCAATCGGCGCAGCGTGCCGTGGGAAAGTATCGAGGTGACCGCCCATGTTTAGTAATATTTCCCCGGCAATGCAGCAAGTGATGCGCGCCATGGAAGAACAACTGGCGCGCGATCAAGCGTCGCTGCGCAGCGTCGACACCGACATGGGACGGCTGTTAACTCTGCTCGCCATGTCGGCGCCGGCGGGGGCATTTCTCGAACTCGGCAGCAGCGGCGGCTACTCGAGTATCTGGCTGTCCCTGGCCGCCCGCGCCCGGGGCGTGAAGCTGACCACGGTCGATCTGAATGAAAAAAAAGTCGCTCTGGCGAAAGATAATATTTCCCGCGCCGGCGCCGCCGATGTCGTCGAAGTGCATCACGGCGACGCTTTTGATTTCGCGGGCCGCAACGAACCCTTGGCGTTCTGCTTCTCCGACATCGAGCCGCCGGAGCTAAACGCCAAGATCTACGAACTCGTCGTGCCGCGCCTGGTGCCCGGCGGCTGGCTGGTCGTCGACAACGTCACCTCGCCGCGCCACCAAAAAGATTTTATCGCACGCGCCTACAGCGACCCACGCGTCGACTGCGTGCTCCTGCCGTTTCCCAAGGGCGATATGATTTGCCGCAAGTGCTGAAGTTTAGCAGTGGGATTGAACGGGAATATATCGGCGAGAACATTCACAGACAAAACCAACCTTAGCGGTAAACACTTGCGACAAATCCACTTTGATCGAGTTGCCGGATGATACTGGCATCGACGAAGTCTTCCGGCTTGTAGTTCTTCGCCTTCGGGATTTGGCCGGAGATCTCGTCCAATATCGGCTGAAGTCCTTCTAAGGCCGGATAAGGAGTCTTTTCATACAGCACCGAAAAAACTCTGTAGGTTTCCTCGAGTATCTCGCGATCGTTGGACCGCAACATTCTCCCCAACACTTTGATGGCAAATTCTCGATCCGTCTTGACCCGATGAATACCCTCGATGACTGCCTTGGCAAATTGCCCGAATGTTTCACGCTCCCTGCGCAATTGGCTTTCCCGCGCAACGATAACCGTCGTGGCGTATTTGAACTCCTGGCCGAGATTGGCCAGTTCGGTAAAACCGAAATTCTTCCTGCCGATGTATGCCCGCGGTGGATCGAGCACGGCCGCGTGGACGCGCCGTTTTTCTAAAGCGGCGACACTTTAGACATAGCCGCCGGTGCCGAGAAATTTGACGTCTGATTCGATGCCCCATTTTTTCAGCAACCGTTGGGTCAACAGTGTCGGTGAGCCGCCCAGGCTGCCGACACCGATCAGCTTGCCTTTGAGATCGCTCGGCCGTTTGATTTCCGGCACCGTCATGACCGAGAGCGTGAATGAGTTCAGCAGTGCCATCATGATGATGGTATCGGCGCCTTCGATGCGCGCTCTGACGGGAGTTGTTCCGGATAGGCTCGCTGCCAAGGTATCTCCGGCGTAAAGCAGCTGCACCTGGCGGGCCGCGGACTGTAGGCCGAGCAGCTCGACATTTAGGCCGTGCTTGGCAAACAATCCGGCGTCGCGCGCCGCCCAAAGCGGCAGCTGCACCGATCCGAGACTCAATGAGATGCGCATGGGTTTTAGTTCTTGAGCCTGTATGGCGGGCAAAAATCCGCACGAGATCGCGCAGACAATCGCTAAACACATTTGTCTTGTCTTGCCCATGAACACTGCGGCTCCTAAAGCAACTACTTGATAACGCCGGCCTCGGCGAAGAATTTCTCCGCCCCCGTGTGTAAGGGAATCGCCAGCCCGCGCAAGCCCGTTGCCGGCGACTCGCCGCGAAAACCGTCGTTCATCTTTTGCAATTCAGCCATGCGCGAGTAGACGATCTTCAAGATTTGATAAACCACGTTAGGGTTGACGTCGTCACGCGCCACCAGCGGCCCGGGCAGTCCCACGGCTCGCGCGGAATAGGGGTAAGCGGG
This window encodes:
- a CDS encoding Fic family protein, which codes for MSEFIHELPDWPNFRWDSTLISSPLAALRHRQGRLVGRMEALGVSLRAETTLQALTLEVVKSSEIEGEILNGDQVRSSIARRLGMDIGALAPVDRNIEGVVEMMLNATQNFAAPLTAERLCGWHAALFPTGHSAMRKIAVGRWRDDSTGPMRVVSGPLGQERVHFTAPAAERLEKEMSIFLQWFDGATTTDPVLRAALAHLWFVTIHPFEDGNGRIARTLADMALARSEQSAQRFYSMSAQVRIERSGYYDVLDKTQKSDLDITPWLEWFLSCLNRAFDETENRLGGVLGKARFWETHGQKSFNDRQRLMLNKLLDGFEGKLNTSKWATIAKCSQDTALRDIFDLVARGVLAKDQGGGRSTSYSLAPATAQPNIE
- a CDS encoding radical SAM protein, whose product is MNKARPPMKGLSMATNGTNKTNLDILEGYFKRYPDVHKETILKQHMLSLGHWFSDSALEACEGALVKSYRLFSYDLVPMSYFKRNEHRRVPEHFVLINGPHDMRPVAIQTSLSPDSPYLVDIVEGRMVLTVDGQEVSEVRVPKTPDYYSKSLPDGTPYHEIVAFASFITIFRNCQYWGAKEECKFCDINENARQMKLSRDFTLSAPVKSVEDVLAVCKYVAEDAKKIGAGQGFVLSGGTITKTLHGKSEADFYVPYIEAIKNLDSHPRITFEVNARPREEVKRYKDAGADNIHFNMETWDKELFAWINPGKAERVGWDNWVRWMEDAVEVFGPGQVQPSFVSGIEMARPHGFKTVEEAVKSTTGCFEYLMSRAIMPRPQQWRREPSTALCKEAEQPPVPLDYYIQMTRNWYETYQKYRDKLPKFGTRKAGLLAERNLLGPVHGAYGDFAMLKENLFPADVEEQINRRSVPWESIEVTAHV
- a CDS encoding O-methyltransferase, translated to MFSNISPAMQQVMRAMEEQLARDQASLRSVDTDMGRLLTLLAMSAPAGAFLELGSSGGYSSIWLSLAARARGVKLTTVDLNEKKVALAKDNISRAGAADVVEVHHGDAFDFAGRNEPLAFCFSDIEPPELNAKIYELVVPRLVPGGWLVVDNVTSPRHQKDFIARAYSDPRVDCVLLPFPKGDMICRKC
- a CDS encoding ABC transporter substrate-binding protein, giving the protein MGKTRQMCLAIVCAISCGFLPAIQAQELKPMRISLSLGSVQLPLWAARDAGLFAKHGLNVELLGLQSAARQVQLLYAGDTLAASLSGTTPVRARIEGADTIIMMALLNSFTLSVMTVPEIKRPSDLKGKLIGVGSLGGSPTLLTQRLLKKWGIESDVKFLGTGGYV
- a CDS encoding ABC transporter permease, producing MSNLAFNRYSVWAIYRFEMARALRTLFQSVIAPVITTSLYFVVFGSAIGSRMTQVDGVDYGAFIVPGLIMLSLLTQSISNASFGIYFPKFTGTIYELLSAPVSYLEIVIAYVGAAASKSIALGLIILATAALFVPVRIQHPFWMIAFLVLTAATFSLFGFIIGIWAKNFEQLQFIPMLVITPLTFLGGAFYSIDMLPPVWRTVTLFNPVVYLISGFRWSFHESADVSVELSLAMTLGFFALCLCVVGWMFKTGFRLKS
- a CDS encoding extracellular solute-binding protein yields the protein MPAQTHIARTILSVALIGLLLFATAAYSQQGKAASSAEWDKLVEAARKEGKIAISLPASAELKKQIEEQFRKRFAIEVEVFTSRGATGVRRMADEFKAGVRYFDLHIGGSSSILSGMYDEGIIDAIDPWLVLSEVRDPKQWWGGHLWVDSAKRFIYMFQAYLPESIWYNSDLVKPSELRSFEDLLNPKWKGKIGFLDPRTPGGGDSHWSYMWQVKGEDYLKNLAAQDLFLGRDQRVLSESLAKGRIAVLVGNTFYSFQPFVKAGLPVKPLPTPKEGTFGTGGSGNLAIIKAPAHPNATKVFVNWLLSHEGQEVFSHGLAQATRRNDVDTKWLRETGTIAAKDTMSVEEFWKVENQSEEKFEKVRKPAAKAAQTLLK